The stretch of DNA CTTTTCGCTGGAAGATTCCGGGCTGGCTGCGGCGGCTGGGGTTGAAGTTTCCCAGCGGCCCAATTCGAACCAGTGATTTTCGTACGCATAGTAGACGAAGACAGTAAACAGGCAGGAAAGTGCGAAATAGACACCTGTGCGGAAGAGGGCTTGCCGGGCACTGATGACTCGATGCGAACCGCGAGTGAAGGCCCCCAGGTCGAAGGCGAGGATCAACAGCACGAGGATGATGAATCCAGCCCAGACCAAAACCGTCATGACAAATCCTGCTTAGAGTATCTTAGGTATCTTAATGTGTATCAAAGTCAGCCATGGAACTGATTCGGGATCCAGCCGATCCGCCTTAAGCCGTGCAGGAGGCTGGTCACCAATTTCCAGATGGCCTGATCCACTCACAGGCCACGCCGTAACAACTGGAATTACCCAAACTTCTGGTCAGCCACAGCTTTTCGTCCGGTAACGGAAGCTTCCAGATGATAAGCAGACAGCGTCTCAGAATCTTCTGTCAGGCCAGAGAACGGCTGTTTTGCCTGAAAAGATCACTGACAATCCAGGCTGCTCCATGAGTTCTTTTAACCTAACAGTAAATCTGGCAAAGAGTTCCTGACCTGAACACCACGTGATTGAAAGTGCTGAAGTCGAAAAATTCAGATGAAAAAGACAAACGTCATCAACACGAAAATCGGCAGCAGAATTAGCCCCGAGTAGGCCATGTATCCAAAGAACGAGGGCATGCGGATGTTGTTTTCCTCTGCAATCGCTTTGACCATAAAGTTAGGCCCGTTGCCAATATATGTGTTCGCCCCCATCAGGACGGCTCCACAACTGATGGCCGCCAGAATGGCGTGAGCCTCGGGACCGGTCTCCAGAAATAGCCTCAGGTAAGGCCCCTCCAGTGGGACATTGGCAATCCCGGCGGCAGTGGCGGCAAATGTGAGGTAGGTCGGCGCGTTATCCAGAAAGCTGGACAGAATGCCCGTGGCCCAGAAGTATTGCCACTCGGTCGAGAGCCCCAGGTTTTTGCCTTCGGAGTTCAGAATGGCCAGAGCCGGAATCATCGTGATGAAAATACCGACAAAGAGCACGGCCACCTCGATAATCGGCCCGAATCCGAAATGATTTTTCGTTCGCAGAGCAGGGCTGGTCATGAGGTAACTACCCAGCAACAGGAGCAGCATCAGCAGTTCCTGAATTCCCCAGGGCCAGGCTTGGCCTCCATTCCCCAAGCCTTGGCCGCTGGCATAGATCACGACGACGATCCCCAGCAGAAAGGCCAGATTGTGCCAGCCTTCGAGCCCCAGAGCTTCTTTGGGGGGTTGCGATTCACTGGTCGTGTTTGGCAGATGAGACTCTTTCCGAAAAGCGAGTTGATCCCACAGGAAATAGACCACCAGCAGAATGAGATTCACCATGAGCCATTGAGGCCATAGCCTGAGTGTCCATTCAAATGGAACACCCTTCAAAAAGCCAAGAAACAATGGGGGATCGCCCAGCGGTGTCAAGAGGCCGCCACTGTTGGAGACCATGAAGATAAAAAAGACCACGGTATGCGTGACGTGTGATCGGGAACTATTAGCCCGGAGCATTGGGCGAATCAGCAGCATTGATGCGCCCGTTGTTCCGACGAAACTGGCAATGGCGGTTCCAAAGCCCAGGAGCAGACTGTTCACCACGGGCGTACCGGCCAGTGACCCACGCACATAGATGCCGCCACTGATGACAAACAACGACCCCAGCAGCAGCAGGAACGAGACGTATTCTTTACCGCTGTGCTCCAGCGTATGCAGACCGGCTTCCCCAAACATGGTGAGATAAATCGCCACCGGGATCGACAGGATCGCGACCACAATCCCTTTGTTCGAATTGTGCTCCCACCAGTGCGGGTTGATCAGCGGAAAGGCGGCAATCGAAAGCAGCAAAAGTGCAAAAGGGACTGTCGAAAACTTTGAAACCAGCTTCCCCAGTGGTTCATGCCCGGCATGTGCATCACCCGTATGAGAATCTTTTTCCGAATGATGTTCATCCGATTTCGTGTGATCTGCCGCATGAGAGCGGTCGGTAGCAGTCGACTTTTCTTCCGGCTTACCAGTCACCCCAGACGTTGGAGCCTCATCCACAGGCAATGCCGTGGAAGGTGGTGTTACTTGCGGTACAGATTCCTGAACAGGCGACGTTTCCTGAGCTACGGTCGAACTTGCTTCTCCGAGGAGCAACATCCCCGACAATAACATGCCCAGAATTGCGTGACTGACGAACATCCACGGGAAAACCCGCTTTGCTCCAGCAGAACGTTTGGCCGAGTGGTTCATGGATCTTTCAGGCAAAGCCGAATTCAAGGCGGTATCCTTAGATTCAGTAGTTTGAAACGAAAACTCCTGAGGGATGATCTACAACACCCCGCCTCGTAGGGCAACTCCCTGTGAATGTCATTCTCCTGAATTGGAACAGATAACCCAACACTTATCGAAGAAGCCGATCCGGCCTTGTCG from Planctopirus ephydatiae encodes:
- a CDS encoding sodium:proton antiporter, with amino-acid sequence MNHSAKRSAGAKRVFPWMFVSHAILGMLLSGMLLLGEASSTVAQETSPVQESVPQVTPPSTALPVDEAPTSGVTGKPEEKSTATDRSHAADHTKSDEHHSEKDSHTGDAHAGHEPLGKLVSKFSTVPFALLLLSIAAFPLINPHWWEHNSNKGIVVAILSIPVAIYLTMFGEAGLHTLEHSGKEYVSFLLLLGSLFVISGGIYVRGSLAGTPVVNSLLLGFGTAIASFVGTTGASMLLIRPMLRANSSRSHVTHTVVFFIFMVSNSGGLLTPLGDPPLFLGFLKGVPFEWTLRLWPQWLMVNLILLVVYFLWDQLAFRKESHLPNTTSESQPPKEALGLEGWHNLAFLLGIVVVIYASGQGLGNGGQAWPWGIQELLMLLLLLGSYLMTSPALRTKNHFGFGPIIEVAVLFVGIFITMIPALAILNSEGKNLGLSTEWQYFWATGILSSFLDNAPTYLTFAATAAGIANVPLEGPYLRLFLETGPEAHAILAAISCGAVLMGANTYIGNGPNFMVKAIAEENNIRMPSFFGYMAYSGLILLPIFVLMTFVFFI